In Numida meleagris isolate 19003 breed g44 Domestic line chromosome 3, NumMel1.0, whole genome shotgun sequence, the following are encoded in one genomic region:
- the PPM1B gene encoding protein phosphatase 1B isoform X2 has translation MGAFLDKPKTEKHNAHGAGNGLRYGLSSMQGWRVEMEDAHTAVVGIPHGLEDWSFFAVYDGHAGSRVANYCSTHLLEHITNNEDFRAAEKPGSALEPSVENVKSGIRTGFLKIDEYMRNFSDLRNGMDRSGSTAVGVMISPEHVYFINCGDSRAVLYRNGQVCFSTQDHKPCNPREKERIQNAGGSVMIQRVNGSLAVSRALGDYDYKCVDGKGPTEQLVSPEPEVCEILRAEEDEFIILACDGIWDVMSNEELCEFVKSRLEVSDDLEKVCNWVVDTCLHKGSRDNMSIVLVCLSNAPKVSEEAVKKDAELDKHLESRVEEIMEKSGEEGMPDLAHVIRILSAENIPNLPPGGGLAGKRNIIEAVYSRLNPHRENEGGAGDLEDPW, from the exons ATGGGTGCATTTTTGGATAAAccaaaaactgaaaagcataATGCTCATGGTGCAGGGAATGGCTTGCGTTACGGCCTCAGCAGTATGCAGGGATGGAGAGTGGAAATGGAAGATGCTCACACAGCTGTTGTAGGTATTCCCCATGGCTTAGAGGACTGGTCCTTTTTTGCTGTCTATGATGGTCATGCAGGATCTCGTGTTGCAAATTATTGCTCCACACACTTACTAGAACACATCACTAACAATGAAGACTTTAGGGCGGCAGAAAAACCTGGATCTGCTCTTGAACCTTCAGTGGAAAATGTCAAGAGTGGAATCAGAACTGGCTTTTTGAAAATTGATGAGTATATGCGCAATTTCTCAGACCTCAGAAATGGGATGGACAGAAGTGGCTCAACAGCAGTGGGAGTTATGATTTCACCTGAGCATGTGTACTTTATCAATTGCGGTGATTCACGTGCTGTTCTCTATAGGAATGGACAAGTCTGTTTTTCAACGCAGGATCACAAACCTTGCAACCCGAGGGAGAAAGAGCGAATCCAGAATGCAGGAGGCAGTGTAATGATTCAGCGTGTTAATGGTTCATTGGCAGTTTCTCGAGCTCTGGGGGACTATGACTACAAATGCGTTGATGGTAAAGGCCCTACAGAACAACTTGTTTCTCCAGAGCCTGAGGTTTGTGAAATTTTAAGGGCAGAAGAAGATGAGTTTATCATCTTGGCTTGTGATGGAATCTGGGATGTAATGAGCAACGAAGAGCTCTGTGAATTTGTTAAGTCTAGACTTGAAGTATCAGATGACCTGGAAAAAGTGTGCAATTGGGTAGTGGACACTTGTTTACATAAG GGGAGTCGTGATAACATGAGTATTGTACTAGTTTGTCTTTCAAATGCTCCTAAGGTCTCAGAAGAGGCAGtgaaaaaagatgcagagttgGATAAGCACTTGGAATCACGGGTTGAAG aaattatggAGAAATCAGGTGAAGAAGGAATGCCTGATCTTGCTCATGTTATTCGTATTTTATCTGCGGAGAATATTCCTAATTTACCACCGGGAGGTGGTTTAGCTGGCAA GCGTAATATTATTGAAGCTGTGTACAGTAGACTGAATCCACACAGAGAGAATGAGGGG GGTGCTGGAGATCTAGAAGATCCGTGGTAG
- the PPM1B gene encoding protein phosphatase 1B isoform X3 yields MGAFLDKPKTEKHNAHGAGNGLRYGLSSMQGWRVEMEDAHTAVVGIPHGLEDWSFFAVYDGHAGSRVANYCSTHLLEHITNNEDFRAAEKPGSALEPSVENVKSGIRTGFLKIDEYMRNFSDLRNGMDRSGSTAVGVMISPEHVYFINCGDSRAVLYRNGQVCFSTQDHKPCNPREKERIQNAGGSVMIQRVNGSLAVSRALGDYDYKCVDGKGPTEQLVSPEPEVCEILRAEEDEFIILACDGIWDVMSNEELCEFVKSRLEVSDDLEKVCNWVVDTCLHKGSRDNMSIVLVCLSNAPKVSEEAVKKDAELDKHLESRVEEIMEKSGEEGMPDLAHVIRILSAENIPNLPPGGGLAGKRNIIEAVYSRLNPHRENEGLSGNLGDLF; encoded by the exons ATGGGTGCATTTTTGGATAAAccaaaaactgaaaagcataATGCTCATGGTGCAGGGAATGGCTTGCGTTACGGCCTCAGCAGTATGCAGGGATGGAGAGTGGAAATGGAAGATGCTCACACAGCTGTTGTAGGTATTCCCCATGGCTTAGAGGACTGGTCCTTTTTTGCTGTCTATGATGGTCATGCAGGATCTCGTGTTGCAAATTATTGCTCCACACACTTACTAGAACACATCACTAACAATGAAGACTTTAGGGCGGCAGAAAAACCTGGATCTGCTCTTGAACCTTCAGTGGAAAATGTCAAGAGTGGAATCAGAACTGGCTTTTTGAAAATTGATGAGTATATGCGCAATTTCTCAGACCTCAGAAATGGGATGGACAGAAGTGGCTCAACAGCAGTGGGAGTTATGATTTCACCTGAGCATGTGTACTTTATCAATTGCGGTGATTCACGTGCTGTTCTCTATAGGAATGGACAAGTCTGTTTTTCAACGCAGGATCACAAACCTTGCAACCCGAGGGAGAAAGAGCGAATCCAGAATGCAGGAGGCAGTGTAATGATTCAGCGTGTTAATGGTTCATTGGCAGTTTCTCGAGCTCTGGGGGACTATGACTACAAATGCGTTGATGGTAAAGGCCCTACAGAACAACTTGTTTCTCCAGAGCCTGAGGTTTGTGAAATTTTAAGGGCAGAAGAAGATGAGTTTATCATCTTGGCTTGTGATGGAATCTGGGATGTAATGAGCAACGAAGAGCTCTGTGAATTTGTTAAGTCTAGACTTGAAGTATCAGATGACCTGGAAAAAGTGTGCAATTGGGTAGTGGACACTTGTTTACATAAG GGGAGTCGTGATAACATGAGTATTGTACTAGTTTGTCTTTCAAATGCTCCTAAGGTCTCAGAAGAGGCAGtgaaaaaagatgcagagttgGATAAGCACTTGGAATCACGGGTTGAAG aaattatggAGAAATCAGGTGAAGAAGGAATGCCTGATCTTGCTCATGTTATTCGTATTTTATCTGCGGAGAATATTCCTAATTTACCACCGGGAGGTGGTTTAGCTGGCAA GCGTAATATTATTGAAGCTGTGTACAGTAGACTGAATCCACACAGAGAGAATGAGGGG CTTTCAGGAAATTTGGGGGACCTGTTCTAG
- the PPM1B gene encoding protein phosphatase 1B isoform X1, whose amino-acid sequence MGAFLDKPKTEKHNAHGAGNGLRYGLSSMQGWRVEMEDAHTAVVGIPHGLEDWSFFAVYDGHAGSRVANYCSTHLLEHITNNEDFRAAEKPGSALEPSVENVKSGIRTGFLKIDEYMRNFSDLRNGMDRSGSTAVGVMISPEHVYFINCGDSRAVLYRNGQVCFSTQDHKPCNPREKERIQNAGGSVMIQRVNGSLAVSRALGDYDYKCVDGKGPTEQLVSPEPEVCEILRAEEDEFIILACDGIWDVMSNEELCEFVKSRLEVSDDLEKVCNWVVDTCLHKGSRDNMSIVLVCLSNAPKVSEEAVKKDAELDKHLESRVEEIMEKSGEEGMPDLAHVIRILSAENIPNLPPGGGLAGKRNIIEAVYSRLNPHRENEGDPGEAEESGTQGKLVEALRQMRINHRGNYRHLLEEMLTSYRLAKMQGEECTAESAAASASDNHAGPSDPVPHNPTESGNRLAEMQSSSEDSGTNEMSDKQT is encoded by the exons ATGGGTGCATTTTTGGATAAAccaaaaactgaaaagcataATGCTCATGGTGCAGGGAATGGCTTGCGTTACGGCCTCAGCAGTATGCAGGGATGGAGAGTGGAAATGGAAGATGCTCACACAGCTGTTGTAGGTATTCCCCATGGCTTAGAGGACTGGTCCTTTTTTGCTGTCTATGATGGTCATGCAGGATCTCGTGTTGCAAATTATTGCTCCACACACTTACTAGAACACATCACTAACAATGAAGACTTTAGGGCGGCAGAAAAACCTGGATCTGCTCTTGAACCTTCAGTGGAAAATGTCAAGAGTGGAATCAGAACTGGCTTTTTGAAAATTGATGAGTATATGCGCAATTTCTCAGACCTCAGAAATGGGATGGACAGAAGTGGCTCAACAGCAGTGGGAGTTATGATTTCACCTGAGCATGTGTACTTTATCAATTGCGGTGATTCACGTGCTGTTCTCTATAGGAATGGACAAGTCTGTTTTTCAACGCAGGATCACAAACCTTGCAACCCGAGGGAGAAAGAGCGAATCCAGAATGCAGGAGGCAGTGTAATGATTCAGCGTGTTAATGGTTCATTGGCAGTTTCTCGAGCTCTGGGGGACTATGACTACAAATGCGTTGATGGTAAAGGCCCTACAGAACAACTTGTTTCTCCAGAGCCTGAGGTTTGTGAAATTTTAAGGGCAGAAGAAGATGAGTTTATCATCTTGGCTTGTGATGGAATCTGGGATGTAATGAGCAACGAAGAGCTCTGTGAATTTGTTAAGTCTAGACTTGAAGTATCAGATGACCTGGAAAAAGTGTGCAATTGGGTAGTGGACACTTGTTTACATAAG GGGAGTCGTGATAACATGAGTATTGTACTAGTTTGTCTTTCAAATGCTCCTAAGGTCTCAGAAGAGGCAGtgaaaaaagatgcagagttgGATAAGCACTTGGAATCACGGGTTGAAG aaattatggAGAAATCAGGTGAAGAAGGAATGCCTGATCTTGCTCATGTTATTCGTATTTTATCTGCGGAGAATATTCCTAATTTACCACCGGGAGGTGGTTTAGCTGGCAA GCGTAATATTATTGAAGCTGTGTACAGTAGACTGAATCCACACAGAGAGAATGAGGGG GACCCTGGCGAAGCCGAGGAAAGTGGAACGCAGGGAAAATTGGTGGAAGCGCTCAGGCAAATGAGAATAAATCATAGGGGGAACTACCGCCacctcctggaagagatgctGACTAGTTACAGGCTAGCTAAGATGCAGGGAGAAGAGTGCACTGCTGAATCAGCTGCAGCATCTGCTTCTGATAATCACGCTGGACCCAGTGACCCTGTACCACACAACCCCACAGAATCTGGGAATCGCCTTGCTGAAATGCAGAGCTCAAGTGAAGATTCAGGGACGAATGAGATGAGCGATAAACAGACAtga